In Erwinia pyrifoliae DSM 12163, the genomic window TGATGTGGGTGAAGATACGCGGTGCCTCTTCGCGGCGTTCTGAGGTCAGTTTTACTTCGCAGTCAGCCACGCTGTGGCGGCCCTTTTGCAAAATCGAAACCACGTCTATGGCGCTGCAGCCGCCGACGGCCATCAGCACCATTTCCATCGGGCTTGGTGCTTTATCGCCCGAATTACCATCCATCAGCACCTGATGGCCGGATGAGGATTCTCCCAAAAACGTCATCCCTTCAACCCATTTAACCCGTGCCTGCATAACAACATCCTCCAATTCATTTAGTTACAGCAGAGTACGCCGCAGTCACTTAAACGGCAACGCTCTCTTTTTCTGACTATGCTGAAGCGAGACAACAGAAGACAGCCATCCCAAGCTGTGCTACAAACGAGGCTGTAAATTTCATCTGCATCATGATGTTGGTGAAAACGAAACGACAGCATACGGCTTGCCCCGGAGCGACCCGTGTCTTTTCCTATCGGAACGCTTGACTATGTCAACGCCTGGCAGGGATTCAGCCCCCCGTATATCCCCAATATTTACGTGCGGCAGCAAGGGGATCGTGGCACTTGCTGCGTGGTAAACCGGATGTATTCAGGCCAGATGACAACAGAGGATAACAGCGAATGGTTCTCGGCAAACCGCAAACAGACCCTACTCTCGAATGGTTCCTGTCCCATTGCCATATTCACAAATATCCATCCAAAAGCACGCTGATCCATCAGGGTGAGAAGGCGGAAACCCTTTACTACATCGTTAAAGGTTCAGTAGCGGTATTAATCAAGGATGAAGAAGGGAAAGAGATGATCCTCTCTTATCTCAACCAGGGGGATTTTATCGGCGAGCTGGGCCTCTTTGAAGAGGGCCAGGAACGCAGTGCCTGGGTACGTGCCAAAGTAGCCTGTGAAGTGGCTGAAATCTCTTACAAAAAATTCCGTCAGCTGATCCAGGTCAATCCTGACATCCTGATGCGCCTGTCTTCGCAGATGGCGCGTCGCCTGCAGGTCACCTCGGAAAAAGTGGGTAATTTAGCTTTCCTTGATGTGACCGGACGCATTGCCCAGACGCTGCTGAACCTGGCAAAACAGCCCGATGCAATGACGCACCCGGACGGGATGCAGATCAAAATCACCCGTCAGGAGATCGGCCAGATTGTTGGCTGCTCGCGCGAAACGGTCGGTCGTATACTGAAAATGCTGGAAGATCAAAACCTGATCTCCGCACACGGTAAAACCATCGTCGTTTACGGCACGCGTTAATCGCCCCTGAACCCACGGCGCGCCAGCCTCTGTCGCGCCTTTTTCTATTTGGTGCGGCTGATGTGGCGCAGAATCATTTATCAACCTGAAGTTAACTACGCACTGCGGCAAACGCTGGTGCTGTGTTTGCCGGTTGCACTTGGCTGGCTGCTGGGAGATTTACAGAAAGGTCTGCTGTTCTCACTGGTTCCCGCCTGCTGCAACAATGCCGGGCTGGATACGCCGCATAAACACTTCTTTAAACGCCTGATGGTGGGCGGAGGCCTGTTCGCCGGCAGCAGTTTTATTATCCAGTATGCCGGCGCCCAGGGGATCCCGCTGCCGCTGATCCTGCTGCTGATGGCGATGCTGCTGGGGGTTACCGGCGAGATCGGCCCGCTGCATGCCCGCCTGATGCCCGCCTCGCTGATTGCCGCCATCTTCACCCTTAGCCTCGCGGGGAAAGTGCCGATGTGGCAGCCTCCGTTACTGTATATCCTGGGCACCATCTGGTACGGCGTATTTAACTGGTTCTGGTTCTGGCTGTGGAAAGAGCAGCCGATGCGCGAAACGCTCAGCCTGCTATATCGCGAGCTGGCTGACTACTGCGAGGCAAAGTATCGCCATTTAAATCAGTTGAACGATCCCTCAACCGCCATGCCGCCGCTGTTTGCCCGCCAGCAAAAGGCCGTCGACCTCATCACTACCTGTTACCAGCAAATTCATATGCTGGCAGCCAACCGCAACCAGCACTACCAGCCTTTGACGCGCGCTTTCCAGGTGGCGCTTGACCTGCAGGAGCACATCGCCGTCAGCCTGCATCAGCCGGAAGACGTGCAAAAACTGGTGCGCCTGAGCCACGCCGAGGCGGTGATCCGCTGGAATGCGCAGCGTATCGCCGCCCGTCTGCGCGAGCTGGCTGACGATATCCTGTATCACCGCTTCCCCAAACGTTTTGAGATGGAGCAGCCGCTGGAAGCGCTGGAGAAGGTAGTCCATCAGCATCCGGATAATCCGGTCGGTCATTTTTGCTACTACCATTTCAGCCGTATTGCGCGCGTGCTGCGCACTCAACGCCCGCTTTACCGCCGCGATTTGATGGCCGACCGTCAGCGCCGCCTGCCGCTGCTGCCGGCGCTGAAAAGCTACCTTTCGCTTAAATCTACCGCTTTGCGCACCGCCGCACGCTATGCGGTGATGTTGACCTTTGCCAGTACGCTGGCGCTGTTTTTGGCTATGCCGAAGCCGTACTGGATACTGATGACCATGATGTTTGTCAGCCTGAACGGCTACAGTGCCACCCGGGTGCGCATCCAGCACCGGGCGCTCGGCACCCTGGCCGGGCTGGCGGTTGCCGCACTGGCCCTGCGCCTGCATGCTCCTGAGTCAATGACATTACTGGTGATGCTGGCCATCACCCTGGTCAGTTACCTGATTTTACGCAAGTTCTACGGTTGGGCGACGGTGGGCTTTACGGTAACGGCGGTTTATTCTCTCCAGCTTTTGTCGCTGAACGGGGAGAGCTTCTTATTGCCGCGCCTGCTCGATACGTTGATGGGCTGCCTGATTGCCTTTGGCGGCAACATCTGGCTGTGGCCGCAGTGGCAGAGCGGGCTGCTGCGCCAGAACGCAAACGATGCGCTGGAGGCCTTTCAGGAAGCGTTGCAGATGTTGTTAGGCAATGAACAGGATGTCAGCAAGCTGGCGAACCAGCGTATTAAAGTCAATCAGGCGCATAACGCGCTGTATAACTCCCTGAATCAGGCGATGCAGGAGCCTGGCTTCAATTCCCGCTATTTGGCCGATATGAAACTGTGGGTTACCCACAGCCAGCTGATCGTTGAACATATTAATGCGATGACGATTATGGCGCGGGAACATACCATGCTCACCGCCTCGCTGGCGGAGCGCTATCTTCAGTCCTGCGAGATAGCCCTGCAACGTTGCCAGCAGCGGCTGGAATATGACGGGCCGGGTTCAAAAAGCAATGTGCTGGAGGCACCGGACAATTTCCAGCATGGCCCGGTGACCCTGCTGGAAGGTCACATCGAGCGTATTCTCGACCACCTTAACACCATGCACACCATTTCATCACTGGCCTGGAGCCAGCGCCCACATCATGGCCACTGGCTGTCACGTCGCTTGGGGAAATCGTCATAGCGGCAACCCGAATAAGCGGTCGCCGCACGGTTAGCGCACCGTCGCTCAGCCCAGTACTTTATCAACGGCCGCAGCAAAGCGCACCATGCCTTCGGCGATATCGGCAGGCTCTATCACCAGCGATGGCGCGAAGCGCATCACGCCGCTACCGGCTACCAGCACCATCACCCCTTCGGCCGCCGCCACGTTAAGGATTTCGCGGGCTTTATCAGCGTACTGTGGCTTCAGCGCTGCGCCAATCAGCAGCCCTTTGCCACGGATATCGCTGAACAGATCGCGCTTAGCATTTAGCGCCTGTAGCGCATCAACAAACAGCTGCCGCCGCGCGGCCACGCCGTCGAGCACTTCCGGCGTATTGATGATGTCCAGCGCCGCTTCAGCCACCGCACAGGCCAGCGGGTTGCCGCCGTAGGTGGTGCCGTGCACGCCTGGTGCCATCACTGAAGCAATGTCGTTGGTGGTCAGCATCGCGCTGACCGGGAAGCCGCCACCCAGAGCCTTAGCCGTGGTGAGGATATCCGGGCTCACGCCGTAGTGCTCACAGGCAAACAGCTTGCCGCTACGGCCCATGCCGCTCTGTACTTCGTCCAGCACCAGCAGCGCATGATGTTCATCACACAGCTGACGCAGCCCCTGCATAAATTCCTCGGTAGCCGGCACCACGCCGCCCTCTCCCTGGATCGGCTCGACGACAATCGCACAGGTATGATCGTCGATAACCGCTTTGACCGCTGCCAGATCGTTAAAGGGCACATGGACAATATCAGCCGGTTTTGGTCCAAAGCCGTCGGAGTATTTTGGCTGCCCGCCGACGGAAACGGTAAACAGCGTGCGGCCGTGAAACGCATTATGGAAGGCAATAATTTTGCTTTTATACGGGCTGTGGCGCTGTGAAGCGTAGTAACGCGCCAGCTTGAAAGCCGCTTCGTTGGCTTCCGCGCCGGAGTTGGCAAAGAACACGCGCTCGGCAAAGGTGGCATCGATCAGTTTACTCGCCAGGCGCAAGGCTGGCTCGTTGGTGAAAACGTTGCTGGTGTGCCACAGGGTTTCGCCCTGGGTTTTTAATGCCTCCACCAGCGCCGGATGGCAGTGGCCCAGCGCGGTAACCGCAATCCCACCGGAGAAATCGATATACTCTTTACCCTGCTGGTCCCAGATACGGCTACCCTGGCCTTTGACCGGCACAAACTGTGCTGGTGCATAAACAGGCAAAATCACCTGATCAAACGTCGCCCGCGTTACCGCTTTCTTTTCCGCCGCCATTCATTACCTCACCGTTTAGTCTTTTCATACACATGAAAATATAGTCATAAAATATGCATAAAAAGTCAGAAAAAGGCAAACATTAATCAGCGTTTAAGAAAATTAGCCAGCAGCTGATGCCCCTGCTCGCTCAGAATGCTTTCCGGATGGAACTGCACCCCTTCCAGCGCCAGCGTACGGTGACGAAAACCCATAATTTCGTCCGGCTGGCCGTCATCACGCAGCGTCCAGGCGGTGAGTTCAAATGCAGCAGGCAGGCTGTCTGCCGCCACGATCAGCGAGTGATAGCGCGTGACCGTCAACGGATGGTTGAGGCCGGCAAATACGCCAGCATCGTTATGCTCAATCGCCGAGGTTTTACCGTGCATCACCCTTCGTGCCCGTTCAACACGCGCGCCAAATGCCTGGGCAATGGCCTGATGCCCAAGGCAAACACCGAGGATCGGCAACTGGCCAGCAAAATGACGGATGGCATCCACCGAGATCCCCGCTTCGTTCGGGGTACAGGGGCCGGGGGAAATCACCAGCTGGTCGGGGGCCAGCTCGGCGATACCCGCCAGGGTAATCTCGTCGTTGCGCCGCACGCATACTTCAGCGCCCAGCTCGGAAAAATATTGGTAGAGATTCCAGGTGAAGGAGTCGTAGTTATCGATAAGCAGCAGCATGATCGGTCCGTTACGCCCGGGCCAGGGCGGCCCGGGTCAGAGAAAGCAGTCAGTTAATTATGGCAGCACTTTCGCCGACAGAATAACAACCGGCGTCACCGGGACATTCTGGTAAGGACCGAAGGTTTTAGTCTGGACCTGGGCAATTTTGTCCGCTACGTCCATACCCTTCACCACTTTACCAAATACCGCATAGCCAAAATCACGCTGGCCGTGATCGAGGAAGGCATTGTCCGCCACGTTGATAAAGAACTGGCTGGTGGCGCTGTCCTTCTCTGCGGTACGCGCCATGGAGAGGGTGCCGCGTTTGTTCAGCAGCCCGTTATCTGCCTCATTTTTGATCGGCGCACCTGGCTGCTTCTGCTGCATATCGGCAGTGAAACCGCCACCCTGCAACATAAAGCCGGGGATCACACGATGGAAAATTGTGTTGTTGTAGAAGCCGTTGTTGACATAATCCACAAAGTTTTTCACCGAAACCGGTGCTTTCTGGTTATTCAGTTCCAGTTCAATATTGCCCGCTGAAGTGGTCAGCAGCACATGCGCATCTCCCTTAGCGGCAAGAGCGGAGACAGAGATCGAAGACAGGGCGAGAACTGTCGCCACTGCGGTCAAAGTGCGTTTCAACATGAAAAAATCCTTACTGAGGGCAACAAATCATAGAATCAATAATGATTGTAAAGAGGCACTCACCAACGCGCCAGCGCTTTACCGTTATTTACCAGCGGTACGATAAAAGCAAACGTTATCTTCGCCGGGAAAACAGTGACCTTAATCACGTTATGGATGAAATATGAAAAAAAATATTTCAGTAAAGATTTAAGCAGATCACTATTATCGTTAAACTTCCCCGGTCCCCCACAGGCATTCCGCCTGCAAAACTTCTTTCTCAACAGGTTTCCACTATGACAAATCGCGATCGCATTGGGCTTACCTGGATCAGCTTCTTCTCCTACGCGTTGACCGGTGCAGTGGTTATCGTTACCGGTATGGTTCTGGAGAATATAGCGGCTTACTTCCAGCTGCCCGTTGCTCAGATGAGCAATACTTTTACCTTTCTCAATGCCGGTATTCTGCTGGCGGTGTTTCTCAACGCCTGGCTGATGGAAATCGTGCCGCTCAAGCGCCAGATCATTTTCGGCTTTGTGCTGATGGTGCTGGCGATACTCGGCCTGATGAACAGTCACAGCCTCGGCGTATTCTCCCTGTGTATGTTTGTACTGGGGGTAGTCAGCGGCATTACCATGTCGATCGGTACTTTCCTCATTACTCACCTGTATGAAGGACGTCAACGCGGTTCACGCCTGCTGTTTACCGACTCGTTTTTCAGCATGGCCGGAACCCTGTTCCCAATTATTGCCGCCGCTATTCTGGCAAGATCGCTGCCGTGGTACTGGGTGTACGCCTGTATCGGGGTTATCTATGTGGCGATTTTCATTCTGGCGCTGTGCTTTGAATTCCCGCAGTTGGGCAAAAAAGCCGTCCAGGGGCCGGTAGCGAAAGAGAAATGGGGCATGGGCGTGGCGCTGCTCGCCGTGGCGGCTTTGTGCTATATCCTCGGCCAGCTGGGCTTTATCGGCTGGGTGCCGCAGTACGCGACCAAAAATATGGGCCTGAACATTACCGAGGCCGGTAGCGTTGTCGGTCATTTCTGGACCGCTTATATGGTTGGGATGTGGGCGTTCAGCGCCATTCTGCGCTTCTTCGATCCACAGCGTATTGTCACCGTGCTGGCGCTGATCTCAACCCTGCTGATGTACTGGTTTATCAACACCACCGATGCGTCCATGCTGAAATGGATTATGATGAGCCTGGGCTTCTTTTCCAGCGCCATTTACACCACTATCATTACCCTCGGTTCCCTGCAAACTAAGGTCTCTTCACCGAAACTGGTGAACTTTATCCTGACCTGCGGCACCATCGGCACCATGTTGACCTTTGTGGTCACCGGCCCCATCGTCGATAAAGCCGGCATCCACGCGGCGCTGGCTACCACCAACGGCCTGTATGCCGTGGTGTTCCTGATGTGCCTGCTGCTGGGCTTCGTCAGCAAGCACAAGCAGCACGGACATATGGATACGCATTGACGGAAAAACCGTTCTGAACTGATGCCAACCGGCAGAAAGAACCGGGCGTGAGCCGCCTGACAGGGCGGCTTGACGAGATGGTACCCCCTCTCTGTGAGGAGTACGCTGACGGGGGGTCTATTTTAGAAGCAGTCAGTATGCAAAACGTCACGCTTATCGGTATTTTGCCCGGTAAACATTTCTTCCAACCCGCTATCAGCTAAAAGGGGAAACGCACTGTCAATGCAAGGCTGCATTCATGTACATATAAACAGATAGTTTTATGTTAGTTGTAGAACCATTGCCTTATAATGTTTCCCGCGTCTAAGAAG contains:
- a CDS encoding OsmC family protein, translated to MQARVKWVEGMTFLGESSSGHQVLMDGNSGDKAPSPMEMVLMAVGGCSAIDVVSILQKGRHSVADCEVKLTSERREEAPRIFTHINLHFMVSGTALADNAVARAVDLSAEKYCSVAIMLGKGVKISHSYEVIALA
- a CDS encoding YccS/YhfK family putative transporter — its product is MWRRIIYQPEVNYALRQTLVLCLPVALGWLLGDLQKGLLFSLVPACCNNAGLDTPHKHFFKRLMVGGGLFAGSSFIIQYAGAQGIPLPLILLLMAMLLGVTGEIGPLHARLMPASLIAAIFTLSLAGKVPMWQPPLLYILGTIWYGVFNWFWFWLWKEQPMRETLSLLYRELADYCEAKYRHLNQLNDPSTAMPPLFARQQKAVDLITTCYQQIHMLAANRNQHYQPLTRAFQVALDLQEHIAVSLHQPEDVQKLVRLSHAEAVIRWNAQRIAARLRELADDILYHRFPKRFEMEQPLEALEKVVHQHPDNPVGHFCYYHFSRIARVLRTQRPLYRRDLMADRQRRLPLLPALKSYLSLKSTALRTAARYAVMLTFASTLALFLAMPKPYWILMTMMFVSLNGYSATRVRIQHRALGTLAGLAVAALALRLHAPESMTLLVMLAITLVSYLILRKFYGWATVGFTVTAVYSLQLLSLNGESFLLPRLLDTLMGCLIAFGGNIWLWPQWQSGLLRQNANDALEAFQEALQMLLGNEQDVSKLANQRIKVNQAHNALYNSLNQAMQEPGFNSRYLADMKLWVTHSQLIVEHINAMTIMAREHTMLTASLAERYLQSCEIALQRCQQRLEYDGPGSKSNVLEAPDNFQHGPVTLLEGHIERILDHLNTMHTISSLAWSQRPHHGHWLSRRLGKSS
- the tsgA gene encoding MFS transporter TsgA, coding for MTNRDRIGLTWISFFSYALTGAVVIVTGMVLENIAAYFQLPVAQMSNTFTFLNAGILLAVFLNAWLMEIVPLKRQIIFGFVLMVLAILGLMNSHSLGVFSLCMFVLGVVSGITMSIGTFLITHLYEGRQRGSRLLFTDSFFSMAGTLFPIIAAAILARSLPWYWVYACIGVIYVAIFILALCFEFPQLGKKAVQGPVAKEKWGMGVALLAVAALCYILGQLGFIGWVPQYATKNMGLNITEAGSVVGHFWTAYMVGMWAFSAILRFFDPQRIVTVLALISTLLMYWFINTTDASMLKWIMMSLGFFSSAIYTTIITLGSLQTKVSSPKLVNFILTCGTIGTMLTFVVTGPIVDKAGIHAALATTNGLYAVVFLMCLLLGFVSKHKQHGHMDTH
- the ppiA gene encoding peptidylprolyl isomerase A, which translates into the protein MLKRTLTAVATVLALSSISVSALAAKGDAHVLLTTSAGNIELELNNQKAPVSVKNFVDYVNNGFYNNTIFHRVIPGFMLQGGGFTADMQQKQPGAPIKNEADNGLLNKRGTLSMARTAEKDSATSQFFINVADNAFLDHGQRDFGYAVFGKVVKGMDVADKIAQVQTKTFGPYQNVPVTPVVILSAKVLP
- the argD gene encoding bifunctional acetylornithine/succinyldiaminopimelate transaminase, which codes for MAAEKKAVTRATFDQVILPVYAPAQFVPVKGQGSRIWDQQGKEYIDFSGGIAVTALGHCHPALVEALKTQGETLWHTSNVFTNEPALRLASKLIDATFAERVFFANSGAEANEAAFKLARYYASQRHSPYKSKIIAFHNAFHGRTLFTVSVGGQPKYSDGFGPKPADIVHVPFNDLAAVKAVIDDHTCAIVVEPIQGEGGVVPATEEFMQGLRQLCDEHHALLVLDEVQSGMGRSGKLFACEHYGVSPDILTTAKALGGGFPVSAMLTTNDIASVMAPGVHGTTYGGNPLACAVAEAALDIINTPEVLDGVAARRQLFVDALQALNAKRDLFSDIRGKGLLIGAALKPQYADKAREILNVAAAEGVMVLVAGSGVMRFAPSLVIEPADIAEGMVRFAAAVDKVLG
- the crp gene encoding cAMP-activated global transcriptional regulator CRP, with translation MVLGKPQTDPTLEWFLSHCHIHKYPSKSTLIHQGEKAETLYYIVKGSVAVLIKDEEGKEMILSYLNQGDFIGELGLFEEGQERSAWVRAKVACEVAEISYKKFRQLIQVNPDILMRLSSQMARRLQVTSEKVGNLAFLDVTGRIAQTLLNLAKQPDAMTHPDGMQIKITRQEIGQIVGCSRETVGRILKMLEDQNLISAHGKTIVVYGTR
- a CDS encoding aminodeoxychorismate synthase component II — its product is MLLLIDNYDSFTWNLYQYFSELGAEVCVRRNDEITLAGIAELAPDQLVISPGPCTPNEAGISVDAIRHFAGQLPILGVCLGHQAIAQAFGARVERARRVMHGKTSAIEHNDAGVFAGLNHPLTVTRYHSLIVAADSLPAAFELTAWTLRDDGQPDEIMGFRHRTLALEGVQFHPESILSEQGHQLLANFLKR